One region of Zingiber officinale cultivar Zhangliang chromosome 7B, Zo_v1.1, whole genome shotgun sequence genomic DNA includes:
- the LOC122004418 gene encoding receptor-like protein EIX2, translating into MLDVRTGLSVAGGRLSPWRGDDCCNWEGVECHNITSHVVKLDHSNLDGSTPNKSEHLDLSQGGFSGRIPHQLGNLSKLHHLALDNNGIEGTISETIVHLGNLHFLDLGLNNINGEIPESIGNLSKMPVLDLSSNRIFEAILGTIGNLTALQNLDLSGNQIIGQIPNSVGNLQQLEELSMSHNNIKWINSVIITAKVSQLLYSNNNLFGEIPEELTNLHGRHFLNSSWNHFSGNISDEIDLMSELESLDLSENHLSGEIPLSISALYSLSILNLSYNNLIGRIPMGTQLQTFTNLSYMGNPRLCGEPLQIKCPGDNPPIGVPEEEDMHEDDEYGGIWYFIGFALGFVFGFWVFMGIVMIKRNIRIKYIIHIDRICSWFMYM; encoded by the exons ATGCTTGACGTGAGAACTGGGCTTTCTGTTGCTGGCGGTAGACTATCTCCATGGAGGGGCGACGACTGCTGCAATTGGGAGGGAGTTGAGTGCCACAACATCACGAGTCACGTTGTAAAACTTGACCACTCTAATCTTGACGGATCAACGCCCAACAaaagtgag CATTTAGACCTTTCTCAAGGAGGGTTCAGTGGAAGAATTCCACACCAGCTTGGCAATCTCTCGAAACTGCATCATTTAGCTCTAGATAATAACGGTATCGAGGGAACGATATCTGAAACAATTGTCCATCTGGGGAATCTTCATTTCCTAGACTTGGGCCTTAACAACATCAATGGTGAGATCCCAGAAAGCATTGGAAACTTGAGTAAAATGCCAGTTTTAGATCTATCTAGCAACAGAATTTTTGAAGCCATACTAGGGACTATCGGCAATCTTACTGCACTGCAGAATCTGGACTTATCAGGCAATCAAATTATTGGGCAGATACCAAATTCAGTAGGAAATCTCCAGCAGTTAGAAGAACTCAGCATGTCTCACAACAACATAAAGTGGATCA ACAGTGTCATTATAACTGCCAAAGTTTCACAACTCCTTTACTCTAACAACAATCTTTTTGGTGAAATTCCAGAAGAGCTGACAAATCTCCATGGTCGTCATTTCCTCAACTCGTCTTGGAATCATTTCTCAGGAAACATATCGGATGAGATTGATCTCATGAGTGAGCTAGAATCGCTTGATCTTTCAGAGAACCACTTGTCCGGTGAAATTCCTTTAAGCATATCTGCTTTATATTCTCTGAGCATCTTAAATTTATCTTACAACAATCTTATTGGGAGAATACCTATGGGCACTCAACTGCAAaccttcaccaacttgtcctacaTGGGCAACCCTCGACTTTGTGGGGAACCATTGCAGATCAAGTGCCCAGGCGACAACCCACCCATTGGAGTTCCAGAAGAAGAGGACATGCATGAAGATGATGAGTATGGTGGAATTTGGTATTTCATTGGTTTTGCTCTTGGATTTGTGTTTGGCTTCTGGGTTTTCATGGGCATAGTTATGATAAAGAGGAATATTAGAATCAAATACATCATACACATTGACAGGATTTGCAGTTGGTTCATGTATATGTAA